In a single window of the Desulfovibrio aminophilus DSM 12254 genome:
- the ald gene encoding alanine dehydrogenase has translation MIIGIPKEIKTLENRVSMTPGAVESLARRGHTVLVESGAGLGSGLSDAEYQAAGAKLVNAKDAWAAQMVIKVKEPVSAEYKYLRDDLLLFTYLHLAADRPQTDALLKSGTTSVAYETVQKADGSLPLLMPMSEVAGRMATQVGAHYLEKTQGGRGVILGGVPGVPPAFVLILGGGVVGTNAAKVAVGMGARVMIMDLSHSRLQYLDDIFQGRLITMASTEPNIREAVKRADLVVGAVLVTGAKAPRLVTRDMLSTMKEGSVIVDVAVDQGGCVETIKATTHDHPTYVVDGVVHYGVANMPGAVPRTSTFALVNQTLPYAMKLADKGLEALREDPSLLKGLNTHKGKLTYKAVGEAFGIDSSSPEAALA, from the coding sequence ATGATCATCGGCATTCCCAAGGAGATCAAGACGCTGGAGAACCGGGTGTCCATGACCCCCGGCGCCGTGGAGAGCCTGGCCCGTCGCGGGCACACCGTGCTCGTGGAGAGCGGCGCCGGTCTGGGCAGCGGTTTGTCCGACGCCGAGTACCAGGCCGCCGGGGCCAAGCTGGTGAACGCCAAGGACGCCTGGGCGGCCCAGATGGTCATCAAGGTCAAGGAGCCCGTGTCGGCGGAATACAAGTACCTGCGTGATGACCTGCTGCTCTTCACCTATCTGCATTTGGCCGCGGACCGACCCCAGACCGACGCCCTGCTCAAGTCCGGGACCACGTCCGTGGCCTACGAGACCGTGCAGAAGGCCGACGGAAGCCTGCCCCTGCTCATGCCCATGAGTGAAGTGGCCGGACGGATGGCTACCCAAGTGGGTGCTCACTATCTGGAGAAGACCCAGGGCGGGCGCGGCGTGATCCTGGGCGGCGTGCCCGGCGTGCCCCCGGCCTTCGTGCTCATCCTCGGCGGCGGCGTGGTCGGCACCAATGCGGCCAAGGTCGCCGTGGGCATGGGCGCCCGGGTCATGATCATGGATCTTTCCCACTCGCGGCTGCAGTACCTGGACGATATCTTCCAGGGACGGCTCATCACCATGGCCTCCACCGAGCCGAACATCCGTGAGGCCGTGAAGCGCGCCGACCTGGTGGTGGGCGCGGTGCTCGTCACCGGCGCCAAGGCACCGCGCCTGGTCACCCGGGACATGCTCTCGACCATGAAGGAGGGCTCGGTGATCGTGGACGTGGCCGTGGACCAGGGCGGCTGCGTGGAAACCATCAAGGCCACCACCCACGACCACCCCACCTATGTGGTGGACGGCGTGGTGCATTACGGCGTGGCCAACATGCCCGGCGCCGTGCCGCGCACCTCGACCTTCGCCCTCGTCAACCAGACCCTGCCGTACGCCATGAAGCTCGCGGACAAGGGCCTCGAGGCCCTGCGCGAGGATCCGAGCCTGCTCAAGGGCCTGAACACCCATAAGGGCAAGCTGACCTACAAGGCGGTGGGCGAGGCCTTCGGCATCGACTCCAGCAGCCCCGAGGCGGCCCTGGCGTAA
- the purE gene encoding 5-(carboxyamino)imidazole ribonucleotide mutase, giving the protein MVKVAIFMGSISDEEKMRPCSQVLNDLGVEHLFTVTSAHRTPERTARLVAELEAGGCQVFICAAGMAAHLAGAVAAKTAKPVIGVPLSASALGGMDALLSTVMMPPGFPVGTVALDSAGARNAAWLAAQILALSDPELAGRITKAREGFVASVEKAAASLEEKK; this is encoded by the coding sequence ATGGTCAAGGTCGCGATCTTCATGGGCAGCATCTCGGACGAGGAAAAAATGCGGCCCTGTTCCCAGGTTCTGAACGACCTGGGCGTGGAGCACCTCTTCACCGTCACCAGCGCGCACCGCACTCCGGAGCGCACGGCCCGGCTCGTGGCCGAGCTGGAGGCCGGAGGCTGCCAGGTCTTCATCTGCGCTGCGGGAATGGCCGCGCATCTGGCCGGGGCCGTGGCCGCCAAGACGGCCAAACCGGTCATCGGCGTGCCGCTTTCGGCATCAGCCCTGGGCGGCATGGACGCCCTGCTCTCCACGGTGATGATGCCCCCCGGCTTCCCCGTGGGCACCGTGGCCCTGGATTCGGCCGGGGCGCGCAACGCCGCTTGGCTGGCCGCCCAGATCCTGGCCCTTTCCGACCCGGAGCTGGCCGGGCGCATCACCAAGGCCCGCGAGGGCTTCGTCGCCTCCGTGGAGAAGGCGGCGGCCTCGCTGGAAGAGAAAAAGTGA
- a CDS encoding pyridoxal phosphate-dependent aminotransferase encodes MQVLSSQVKGYMERSSWIRRMFEAGIELKKKHGETAVCDFSLGNPDLPPPAVVCEGLRDLAEEAGQPFAFGYMPNFGYPKVREALAKEVSREQGTPVTPDCLVITCGAAGALNAFYRAALDPGDEVICPSPYFVEYGFYVENHGGTLKPVPTTADFGLDLAALEAAITPLTRAVLINSPHNPTGRVYSREELTALAALLRKHCEGRTRPIFLLADEPYRFLAFDDAEVPSLLPLYEHTVVLSSFSKNLSLAGARVGYALVNPAMPGRDEMVNGITLANRILGFVNAPALAQKLLLKALGSQVDVDVYRRRRDLMADVLRDAGYEFHMPKGAFYFFPQAPGGDDVAFCGALTEELVLAVPGRGFGAPGYFRLAFCVGEDVIERSREGFKRARARFR; translated from the coding sequence ATGCAGGTTCTCTCGTCGCAGGTGAAGGGATACATGGAGCGGTCCTCGTGGATCAGGCGCATGTTCGAGGCGGGCATCGAGCTGAAGAAGAAGCACGGCGAAACGGCCGTCTGCGACTTCAGCCTGGGCAACCCGGACCTGCCGCCGCCCGCGGTGGTCTGCGAAGGCCTGCGCGATCTGGCCGAGGAAGCAGGGCAGCCCTTCGCCTTCGGCTACATGCCGAACTTCGGCTACCCCAAGGTGCGCGAGGCCCTGGCAAAAGAGGTTTCGCGGGAGCAGGGGACGCCGGTCACGCCCGACTGCCTGGTCATCACCTGCGGCGCGGCCGGAGCCCTGAACGCCTTCTACCGCGCGGCCCTGGACCCCGGCGACGAGGTGATCTGCCCCTCGCCCTACTTCGTGGAGTACGGCTTCTACGTCGAAAACCACGGCGGCACGCTCAAGCCCGTGCCCACCACAGCCGACTTCGGCCTGGATCTGGCGGCTCTGGAGGCGGCCATCACGCCCCTCACCCGGGCCGTGCTCATCAACTCCCCGCACAACCCCACGGGACGGGTATATTCCCGCGAGGAACTGACCGCGCTGGCCGCGCTGCTGCGCAAGCACTGCGAGGGCCGGACCCGGCCGATCTTCCTCCTGGCCGACGAGCCCTACCGCTTCCTGGCCTTCGACGACGCGGAGGTGCCCTCGCTCCTGCCGCTCTACGAGCACACCGTGGTGCTCAGCTCCTTCTCCAAGAATCTCTCCCTGGCGGGCGCGCGGGTGGGCTACGCCCTGGTCAACCCGGCCATGCCCGGCCGCGACGAGATGGTCAACGGCATCACCCTGGCCAACCGCATCCTGGGCTTCGTCAACGCCCCGGCCCTGGCCCAGAAGCTCCTGCTCAAGGCCCTGGGCAGCCAGGTGGACGTGGATGTCTACCGCCGCCGCCGCGACCTCATGGCCGACGTGCTGCGCGACGCGGGATACGAATTCCACATGCCCAAGGGCGCTTTCTACTTCTTCCCCCAGGCTCCGGGGGGCGACGACGTGGCGTTCTGCGGGGCTCTGACCGAGGAACTGGTCCTGGCCGTGCCGGGACGAGGTTTCGGCGCGCCGGGCTACTTCCGGCTGGCCTTCTGCGTGGGCGAGGACGTGATCGAACGTTCGCGCGAGGGCTTCAAGCGGGCCCGGGCGCGTTTCCGCTAG
- a CDS encoding PAS domain S-box protein: MKTRSALPLLLLLALLPGTLDAGSGSKKDILFVNSYHNGYAWSDDILAGVRAGLDESGEDIDLQIEYLDAKKHDLESLSPAYLELFRGKFARHHFHVVIAADNDAFNYVMSVRDELFPGTPVVFCGVNEQERLPQVMHNVTGVVENIDAEECLRTAMRLHPGRDKVLVVGDRSTTGMAIRAQVEQAVPALRDRLAFTFVSENDLGKLMTLVRAAPDDTLIYFIPMYQDVSGEFFSTQEILSQMSVQTDAPIYSNWEFLLGHGIVGGHLLRGADHGRLAARLALRILQGEAPDALGIGKKVYGRFMFDHELLERFKIRREDLPEGSIVINEPPTFYELNKQVFWILIVSFLALSLVLVSLVNNIKRRKVIERRIKDQVAFLQLLIDTIPLPIYYKGSAGQYRGWNAAFERWFGLRRGERREEGTVGGGLAQLDEGAGPRELRPGQVLSEERRLLSTDGALHDVILHQAAYFDATGAESGLVGVIYDISPLRRVEEDLRAAEEKYRGIFENSPLGIFRAGPAGDYLEVNQALATMFGCETLEEARASDQNLLAVLRADPERAAALNIGPEQGGGVVRFETRLKRKDGRNITVTVNIRPVLDEDGMLRHFEGMVEDVTFKANLERQLQQSQKMEAIGTLAGGIAHDFNNILTSILNSTELALLDLPVGVPARADLERVVRAAHRGSALVKQILTFSRPSQEGFQATDVAEVIRDAVGLVRASMPRNIVVMEHLEAKHTHSFADPIQIQQIVMNCVTNAFHALREIGGRIEVGLTEERIGRERARTLSVQPGNYLRLSIADNGPGIPLEIRDLIFDPFFTTKDKAEGTGLGLAVAHGIVKVHKGAIRVSSTPFERTAFDIYLPCFEQASDADLAPREAYPGRGEHILFVEDDEDQLETIPRVLARLGYEVTARSDAAGALAALAETPDGFDCMVTDYDMPEVNGVDLAEEVGRVAPGMPVILVSGRKRAADALGGAGNIKKLLLKPYDGGHISRAIREALAESGRGIAP, from the coding sequence GTGAAGACCCGCTCGGCGCTTCCGCTCCTGCTCCTTCTGGCCCTGCTTCCGGGCACCCTGGACGCCGGCTCGGGGAGCAAGAAGGATATCCTTTTCGTCAATTCCTACCACAACGGCTACGCCTGGTCCGACGACATCCTGGCCGGAGTGCGCGCGGGCCTGGATGAAAGCGGCGAGGACATCGACCTTCAGATCGAGTACCTGGACGCCAAGAAGCACGACCTGGAAAGTCTGTCGCCAGCGTACCTCGAGTTGTTTCGGGGCAAGTTCGCCCGCCACCATTTCCATGTGGTCATCGCGGCCGACAACGACGCCTTCAACTACGTCATGTCCGTGCGCGACGAGCTGTTTCCCGGCACTCCGGTGGTCTTTTGCGGGGTCAACGAGCAGGAGCGCCTGCCCCAGGTCATGCACAACGTCACCGGCGTGGTCGAGAACATTGACGCCGAGGAATGCCTGCGCACGGCCATGCGTCTGCATCCGGGCCGCGACAAGGTGCTCGTGGTCGGCGACCGTTCGACCACCGGCATGGCCATCCGGGCCCAGGTGGAGCAGGCCGTGCCCGCGCTCAGGGATCGACTCGCCTTCACTTTCGTCTCGGAAAACGACTTGGGAAAGCTCATGACCCTGGTGCGCGCGGCCCCCGACGACACCCTGATCTACTTCATTCCCATGTACCAGGACGTGTCCGGTGAGTTCTTCTCCACCCAGGAGATCCTGAGTCAGATGTCGGTTCAGACCGACGCGCCGATCTACAGCAACTGGGAGTTTCTGCTGGGCCACGGCATCGTGGGCGGGCATCTGCTGCGCGGCGCCGACCACGGCCGTCTGGCCGCCCGCCTGGCCCTGCGCATCCTTCAGGGCGAGGCCCCGGACGCGCTGGGCATCGGCAAGAAGGTCTACGGACGCTTCATGTTCGACCATGAACTCCTGGAGAGGTTCAAAATCCGTCGGGAGGATCTGCCCGAGGGCAGCATCGTGATCAACGAGCCGCCCACCTTTTACGAACTGAACAAGCAGGTCTTCTGGATCCTCATCGTGAGTTTCCTGGCCCTTTCCCTGGTGCTCGTCTCGCTGGTGAACAACATCAAGCGCCGCAAGGTGATCGAGCGCCGGATCAAGGATCAGGTGGCCTTCCTTCAACTGCTCATCGACACCATCCCGCTGCCCATCTACTACAAAGGCAGCGCGGGCCAGTACCGGGGCTGGAACGCGGCCTTCGAGCGCTGGTTCGGACTCAGGCGCGGCGAGAGGCGCGAGGAGGGAACCGTGGGAGGTGGGCTGGCCCAGCTGGACGAGGGCGCCGGGCCGCGCGAGCTGCGCCCCGGCCAGGTGCTCAGTGAGGAACGTCGCCTGCTGTCGACCGATGGCGCGCTGCATGACGTGATCCTGCACCAGGCCGCCTACTTCGACGCCACGGGGGCCGAAAGCGGCCTGGTGGGCGTGATCTACGACATTTCGCCCCTGCGCCGCGTCGAGGAGGATCTGCGCGCGGCCGAGGAGAAGTACCGGGGCATCTTCGAGAACTCCCCCCTGGGCATCTTCCGGGCCGGACCGGCGGGCGACTACCTGGAGGTGAACCAGGCCCTGGCCACCATGTTCGGCTGTGAAACGCTGGAGGAGGCCCGGGCGTCGGATCAGAACCTTCTGGCCGTGCTGCGGGCGGACCCGGAGCGCGCGGCGGCGCTGAACATCGGGCCCGAGCAGGGCGGCGGGGTGGTGCGCTTCGAAACCCGGCTCAAGCGCAAGGACGGCCGGAACATCACGGTGACGGTGAACATCCGCCCGGTGCTGGACGAGGACGGCATGCTTCGGCATTTCGAGGGCATGGTCGAGGACGTGACCTTCAAGGCCAACCTGGAACGCCAGCTCCAGCAGTCCCAAAAGATGGAGGCCATCGGCACCCTGGCCGGGGGAATCGCCCACGACTTCAACAACATCCTGACCTCAATCCTCAACTCCACGGAGCTGGCCCTCCTGGATCTGCCGGTGGGCGTCCCGGCCCGGGCCGATCTGGAAAGGGTGGTTCGGGCGGCCCATCGCGGCAGCGCCCTGGTGAAGCAGATTCTGACTTTCTCGCGGCCTTCCCAGGAAGGCTTCCAGGCCACGGACGTGGCCGAGGTCATCCGGGATGCGGTGGGCCTGGTGCGGGCCTCCATGCCCCGCAACATCGTGGTCATGGAGCATCTGGAAGCCAAGCACACCCACAGTTTCGCCGACCCGATCCAGATCCAGCAGATCGTCATGAACTGCGTGACCAACGCCTTTCACGCCTTGCGAGAGATCGGCGGGCGCATCGAGGTCGGGCTCACCGAGGAGCGGATAGGCCGGGAGCGGGCCCGGACTCTGAGCGTGCAACCCGGGAACTATCTGCGTTTGAGCATCGCGGACAACGGACCGGGCATTCCCCTGGAGATTCGGGATCTCATCTTCGATCCCTTCTTCACCACCAAGGACAAGGCCGAGGGTACGGGACTCGGCCTGGCCGTGGCCCACGGCATCGTCAAGGTCCACAAGGGAGCCATCCGGGTCTCCAGCACGCCCTTTGAGCGTACGGCCTTCGATATCTATCTGCCCTGCTTCGAGCAGGCCTCCGACGCCGACCTGGCTCCGCGCGAGGCCTACCCCGGGCGCGGCGAACATATCCTGTTCGTGGAGGACGACGAGGACCAGTTGGAGACCATCCCCAGGGTGCTCGCCCGCCTGGGGTACGAGGTCACGGCCCGCAGCGACGCGGCCGGGGCCCTGGCCGCGTTGGCCGAGACCCCGGACGGCTTCGACTGCATGGTCACGGACTACGACATGCCGGAGGTCAACGGCGTGGATCTGGCCGAGGAGGTCGGCCGCGTCGCGCCGGGGATGCCGGTGAT
- a CDS encoding lysophospholipid acyltransferase family protein: MLRGVVKALLWLRYRVEVRGVEAVRARGDRKILFLPNHPALIDPVIVLSSLHKDFRPIPLANGKRTDLPVIGWMARRVGTVLIPDLTAPNRREMREVARGLELVRRSLEVGANVLLYPGGRLAREPEERLGRNGAVERLLKAVPDARVVLVRQRGLWGSSFSWGFGREPHVLGNLPMQLAALAAAGIVGLPRRRVVLELVEPEDFPRTAGRAEVNAYLENFYNATPNPVVRVPYFWWRSGERP, from the coding sequence ATGTTGCGAGGGGTGGTGAAGGCCCTGCTCTGGTTGCGTTACCGGGTGGAGGTGCGCGGCGTGGAAGCCGTGCGCGCCCGGGGTGACCGGAAGATACTCTTCCTGCCCAATCATCCCGCGCTCATCGATCCGGTCATCGTCCTGTCCTCCCTGCACAAGGACTTCCGGCCCATCCCCCTGGCCAACGGCAAGCGCACGGATCTGCCGGTCATCGGCTGGATGGCCCGGCGCGTGGGCACGGTGCTCATTCCGGACCTCACGGCCCCCAACCGCCGCGAGATGCGCGAGGTGGCCCGGGGCCTGGAGCTGGTGCGGCGGAGCCTGGAGGTGGGGGCCAACGTCCTGCTTTATCCCGGCGGCCGCCTGGCGCGAGAGCCCGAGGAGCGCCTGGGCCGCAACGGGGCCGTGGAGCGGCTGCTCAAGGCCGTGCCCGACGCGCGCGTGGTCCTGGTGCGCCAGCGGGGCCTGTGGGGCAGCAGCTTCAGCTGGGGCTTCGGCCGCGAGCCGCACGTCCTGGGCAACCTGCCCATGCAGTTGGCGGCGTTGGCGGCGGCAGGAATCGTGGGCCTGCCCCGGCGGCGGGTGGTGCTTGAGCTGGTCGAGCCGGAGGATTTTCCCCGGACGGCGGGCCGCGCCGAGGTGAACGCCTACCTGGAGAACTTCTACAACGCCACACCCAATCCGGTGGTCCGGGTGCCTTATTTCTGGTGGCGCTCCGGGGAGCGCCCGTGA
- a CDS encoding Lrp/AsnC family transcriptional regulator: MKVPLDQLDKRLVAVLAENGQASAGDLAAKLGVSGPTVRSRLKNLLRASLVKVAGLVDPFRVKGICVALVGLSLTSHKLLDEKLEQIAGLPNVNWAAVVTGRYDILVELVLPDDVGELYSFLDRDLSQVGGIGSSETFVVMKARRKWVPLPRGARVWFPES; encoded by the coding sequence ATGAAAGTTCCCCTCGACCAGTTGGACAAGCGCCTCGTGGCCGTTCTGGCGGAGAACGGCCAGGCTTCGGCCGGAGATTTGGCCGCGAAGTTGGGCGTGAGCGGACCCACCGTGCGCTCCAGGCTGAAGAATCTGCTGCGCGCGAGCCTGGTCAAGGTGGCCGGACTGGTGGACCCGTTCCGGGTCAAGGGAATCTGCGTGGCCCTGGTGGGACTCTCGCTCACCAGCCACAAGCTGTTGGACGAGAAGCTTGAGCAGATCGCGGGTCTGCCGAACGTCAATTGGGCCGCAGTGGTCACCGGGCGCTACGACATCCTGGTGGAGTTGGTTCTGCCCGACGACGTAGGCGAACTGTATTCCTTTCTGGACCGGGATCTGTCCCAGGTGGGCGGCATCGGCTCCAGTGAAACCTTCGTGGTCATGAAGGCCAGGCGCAAGTGGGTGCCCCTGCCCCGGGGCGCGCGCGTCTGGTTTCCTGAATCCTAA
- a CDS encoding LysR family transcriptional regulator has product MELYQLKTFVAVADEGNLSRAAERLFLSQPAVSAQIKALEEELGVILFARTPKGMEPTPAGRVLRDRAEATLRSADDFLHQARSLNGRLTGSFRLGHNTDPEFLRLSRLTQAVSQEHPGISLELLISNSGEIRHDLDSGRLDAGYIYGESPHPSVETALLTRSRLVLVLPPQWNAECRSEPLERLATRPWLWAPPDCPFHRAIASYVEERGVTPNKVLAANDENMLVALLKAGKGACFLRLDRAEALAARGEGQIWEGGGLEISVRLAWAARRSADPLVAAVRACVRRVWDLPAESA; this is encoded by the coding sequence GTGGAGCTGTATCAGCTGAAAACATTCGTGGCCGTGGCCGATGAGGGCAACCTGTCCCGCGCGGCCGAACGCCTGTTCCTGAGCCAGCCTGCGGTCAGCGCCCAGATCAAGGCCCTGGAGGAGGAGCTGGGCGTGATCCTGTTCGCCCGCACGCCCAAGGGCATGGAGCCTACCCCGGCCGGGCGCGTGCTCCGCGACCGCGCCGAGGCCACCCTGCGCAGCGCCGACGACTTCCTGCACCAGGCCAGAAGCCTCAACGGCAGGCTCACCGGCTCCTTCCGACTGGGGCACAACACCGACCCGGAATTCCTGCGCCTGAGCCGCCTGACCCAGGCCGTGTCCCAGGAACACCCGGGCATCTCCCTGGAACTGCTCATCTCCAACTCCGGCGAAATCCGGCACGACCTTGACTCCGGCCGCCTGGACGCGGGCTACATCTATGGCGAAAGCCCACACCCCTCGGTGGAGACGGCGCTCCTGACACGCTCCCGGCTGGTCCTGGTTCTGCCCCCCCAATGGAACGCGGAGTGCCGTTCCGAGCCGCTGGAGCGGCTCGCGACCCGACCCTGGCTCTGGGCTCCGCCCGACTGCCCCTTCCACCGGGCCATCGCCTCCTACGTGGAGGAACGGGGCGTGACTCCCAACAAGGTTCTGGCCGCGAACGACGAGAACATGCTCGTGGCCCTGCTCAAGGCGGGCAAGGGGGCCTGTTTCCTGCGCCTGGACCGGGCCGAGGCGCTGGCGGCCCGGGGCGAGGGGCAGATATGGGAAGGCGGAGGGCTGGAGATCTCCGTCCGCCTGGCCTGGGCGGCCCGACGTTCCGCCGACCCCCTGGTGGCCGCCGTGCGGGCCTGCGTGCGCCGCGTCTGGGATCTGCCCGCCGAAAGCGCCTGA
- a CDS encoding MucR family transcriptional regulator, which translates to MEFPLKAAIELTAAQARVRAMTAEEMLDLIRGLNARLDDVRSQAGPQEDAAPLDPRKAVREKSIICMESGRPFRVLTRRHLAKYGLTPEQYRAKWGYPADMPLICKALQRERRKKMREIKLWEKRGK; encoded by the coding sequence ATGGAGTTTCCGTTGAAGGCCGCCATCGAGCTGACGGCCGCACAGGCCCGCGTGAGGGCCATGACGGCGGAGGAGATGCTGGATCTGATCCGAGGATTGAACGCCCGCCTCGACGACGTTCGATCCCAGGCCGGACCGCAGGAGGACGCGGCTCCCCTTGATCCGCGCAAGGCCGTGCGCGAGAAGAGCATCATCTGCATGGAGTCCGGGCGGCCCTTCCGTGTGCTCACCCGACGACATCTGGCCAAATACGGACTGACCCCCGAGCAGTACCGGGCCAAGTGGGGCTACCCCGCGGACATGCCCTTGATCTGCAAGGCCCTGCAGCGCGAGCGCCGCAAGAAGATGCGCGAGATCAAGCTCTGGGAAAAAAGAGGGAAATAG
- the moaA gene encoding GTP 3',8-cyclase MoaA, translating into MILKDARQRVVNYLRISVTDRCNLRCLYCSAQDQEFIPHPEILRYEELLEIIALARGLSIGKVRFTGGEPFARKGFPEFVAEVLARFPDLDLRVTTNATLIGPHLAFLRDRGLKRLNISLDTLDPAKFARITGRDLFPEVWANIRSALDLGFRVKINAVAMKGVNDAELGAFLDLARTRPLDVRFIEFMPMGGSDWSPESVWTAGEILEQARGLADLTPLPRLGADQGPARVYAITGGLGRFGLISPLTDHFCGTCNRLRLTADGHLRTCLFSDKVYRLKGILRHPRLGAEHVRRVMLLANERKPLGHDILEKRARGRGVCGTPMSAIGG; encoded by the coding sequence GTGATCCTCAAGGACGCCCGCCAGCGGGTGGTGAACTACCTGCGCATCAGCGTCACGGACCGCTGCAATCTGCGCTGTCTGTACTGCTCGGCCCAGGACCAGGAGTTCATTCCGCACCCGGAGATCCTGCGCTACGAGGAACTCCTCGAGATCATCGCCCTGGCCCGCGGCCTGTCCATCGGCAAGGTCCGGTTCACCGGCGGTGAACCGTTCGCGCGCAAGGGCTTCCCGGAATTCGTGGCCGAGGTGTTGGCCCGTTTCCCGGACCTGGACCTGCGGGTGACGACCAACGCCACGCTCATCGGGCCGCATCTCGCCTTTCTGCGTGACCGGGGACTCAAGCGGCTGAACATCTCCCTGGACACCCTGGACCCGGCGAAGTTCGCCCGGATCACCGGCCGGGATCTGTTCCCCGAAGTCTGGGCGAACATCCGGAGCGCCCTGGACCTGGGCTTCCGCGTCAAGATCAACGCCGTGGCCATGAAGGGCGTCAACGACGCCGAACTGGGAGCCTTCCTGGACCTGGCCCGCACCCGCCCGTTGGACGTGCGCTTCATCGAGTTCATGCCCATGGGCGGTTCGGACTGGAGCCCGGAATCGGTCTGGACCGCCGGGGAGATCCTGGAACAGGCCCGCGGCCTGGCCGATCTCACTCCCCTGCCCCGGCTCGGTGCGGATCAGGGCCCGGCGCGGGTCTACGCCATCACCGGAGGCCTGGGCCGCTTCGGGCTCATCTCGCCCCTGACCGACCACTTCTGCGGCACGTGCAACCGCCTGCGACTGACGGCCGACGGCCACCTGCGCACCTGCCTGTTTTCGGACAAGGTCTATCGGCTCAAGGGCATCCTGCGCCACCCCCGGCTGGGAGCCGAGCACGTGCGCCGGGTCATGCTCCTGGCCAACGAACGCAAGCCTTTGGGGCACGACATCCTGGAAAAGCGGGCACGCGGACGTGGCGTCTGCGGCACGCCCATGTCCGCCATCGGCGGCTGA
- the purD gene encoding phosphoribosylamine--glycine ligase, whose product MRILIVGSGGREHALAWKLRQSPLVMDLFIAPGNGGTAQEGVNVPVADSDLPGLVALAKEKRIDLVVAGPEAPLVLGLQNALEKEGIPCFGPSAFAANLEGSKAFSKTVMRESGVPTAPFMVFDEFERARAFVQERGAPLVIKADGLAAGKGVVVVKTTEEALATLEDMMVRKVFGSAGDRVVVEEALTGEEASFLAFCDGERYAVLPSAQDHKAVGEGDTGPNTGGMGAYSPAPILPRERYEETAELVIAPILRNLANKGQPFRGVLYAGLMYTDKGPMVLEYNVRFGDPECQPLLLRLDSDLAEIMLACARGDLGGVEVRCRPETALCVVMAAKGYPGAYPKGMEITGIPEADAVPGVKVFQAGTRLEGGKIFSSGGRILDVTALGADLAQAQKAAYEAVGRIHFQNSYFRGDIGAKGLKRIGG is encoded by the coding sequence ATGCGCATCCTCATCGTCGGTTCCGGCGGCCGCGAACACGCCCTGGCCTGGAAGCTGCGCCAGAGCCCCCTGGTCATGGACCTGTTCATCGCCCCCGGCAACGGCGGCACGGCCCAGGAGGGCGTCAACGTGCCGGTGGCCGACTCCGACCTGCCCGGTCTGGTGGCCCTGGCCAAGGAAAAGCGGATCGACCTGGTGGTCGCCGGTCCCGAGGCCCCCCTGGTCCTGGGGCTGCAGAACGCCCTGGAGAAGGAGGGCATCCCCTGCTTCGGCCCCAGCGCCTTCGCGGCCAACCTGGAAGGCAGCAAGGCCTTCTCCAAGACCGTCATGCGCGAGTCCGGCGTGCCCACCGCGCCGTTCATGGTCTTCGATGAATTCGAGCGCGCCCGGGCCTTCGTCCAGGAGCGCGGCGCTCCCCTGGTGATCAAGGCCGACGGCCTGGCCGCGGGCAAGGGCGTGGTGGTGGTCAAGACCACCGAGGAGGCCCTGGCCACGCTGGAAGACATGATGGTCCGCAAGGTCTTCGGCTCGGCCGGGGACCGCGTGGTGGTCGAGGAGGCCCTGACGGGCGAGGAGGCCTCCTTCCTGGCCTTCTGCGACGGCGAGCGCTACGCCGTGCTGCCTTCGGCCCAGGACCACAAGGCCGTCGGGGAAGGCGACACCGGCCCCAACACCGGCGGCATGGGGGCCTACAGCCCAGCCCCGATCCTGCCCCGTGAACGCTACGAAGAGACCGCCGAACTGGTCATCGCGCCCATCCTCAGGAATCTGGCCAACAAGGGCCAGCCCTTCCGGGGCGTGCTCTACGCCGGGCTGATGTACACCGACAAGGGCCCCATGGTCCTGGAATACAACGTACGCTTCGGCGATCCCGAGTGCCAGCCGCTGCTCCTGCGTCTGGACTCGGATCTGGCCGAAATCATGCTGGCCTGCGCCCGAGGCGATCTGGGCGGCGTGGAAGTCCGCTGCCGCCCCGAAACCGCGCTCTGCGTGGTCATGGCCGCCAAGGGTTATCCCGGAGCCTACCCCAAGGGCATGGAGATCACCGGCATCCCCGAGGCCGACGCCGTGCCCGGGGTCAAGGTCTTCCAGGCCGGAACCCGGCTGGAGGGCGGCAAGATCTTCAGCAGCGGCGGACGGATTCTGGACGTCACGGCCCTGGGAGCGGACCTGGCCCAGGCGCAGAAGGCCGCCTACGAGGCCGTGGGGCGCATTCATTTCCAAAACAGTTATTTCCGAGGCGACATCGGCGCCAAGGGACTGAAACGAATCGGAGGATGA